One stretch of Microcebus murinus isolate Inina chromosome 12, M.murinus_Inina_mat1.0, whole genome shotgun sequence DNA includes these proteins:
- the LOC105855726 gene encoding protein NipSnap homolog 3A, with translation MLALRSGLTRTLAARTLAPQVCSSFATGPRQYDGTFYEFRTYYLKPSKMNEFLENIKKNIHLRTAHSELVGFWNVEFGGRMNKLFHIWKYDNFAHRTEVRKAIAKDKEWQEQFIIPNWPLIDEQEFEITYLVPWCKLEKPPKEGVYELAIFQMKPGGPALWGDAFKRSINAHVNLGYTKLVGVFHTEYGELNRVYVLWWNESADSRAAGRHRSHEDPRVVAAVRESVNYLVSQQNMLLIPVSFSPLK, from the exons gtgtGCTCATCTTTTGCTACAGGCCCCAGACAATATGATGGAACATTCTATGAATTTCGTACTTATTACCTTAAACCTTCGAAAATGAATGAGTTCttggaaaatattaagaaaaacattcaCCTTCGGACAGCTCACTCTGAATTAGTTGGATTCTGGAATGTTGAATTTGGAGGCAGAATGAATAAATTGTTTCATATTTGGAAGTATG ATAATTTTGCTCATCGAACTGAAGTTCGGAAAGCCATAGCCAAAGATAAGGAATGGCAGGAACAATTTATTATTCCAAATTGGCCTCTGATTGATGAACAAGAGTTTGAGATTACTTATCTGGTACCATGGTGCAAATTAGAAAAGCCTCCAAAAGAAG GAGTCTATGAACTGgctatttttcagatgaaaccTGGTGGGCCAGCTCTGTGGGGTGATGCATTTAAAAGGTCAATTAATGCCCATGTCAATCTAGGCTACACAAAACTAGTTGGTGTATTCCACACAGAATATGGAGAACTCAACAGAG TTTATGTTCTTTGGTGGAACGAGAGTGCGGACAGTCGAGCAGCTGGGCGACATCGGTCTCATGAGGATCCCAGAGTTGTGGCGGCTG TTCGAGAAAGTGTGAACTACCTAGTGTCTCAGCAGAATATGCTTCTGATTCCTGTGTCATTTTCACCATTGAAATAG